Proteins encoded together in one Planctopirus ephydatiae window:
- a CDS encoding glycosyltransferase family 9 protein, with product MLADDFWEQRPPRRLLFIKPSALGDVVQALPLARAAKERWPDVTIGWVIAAGLRRVVQLSPWIDEIYEFHRGAGLWSFLKLCRELRARDFDTVIDLQGLLRTGVMTLSTGSANRIGLQTSREGSSWAYHAMVDQTSRQIPAHARYWKIAQAWGVSNRYTTPSIVVPQSDQQLVESWLESLPRPLIGIQPGTRWVTKSWPVESFAQVAMELAEQTQGSLVILGAPDETQLTGKCFELIHSVNPHVKVIDLGGKSSLPQLASLLSRLNVLVCNDSGPMHLAAEMQTPVAAVFTCTDPVQSGPPGNIHQLISTKLSCRAGYHKHCPMTRDDHLACFRDVTVQQVSSAVMKILRSH from the coding sequence TTGCTTGCTGACGATTTCTGGGAACAACGCCCGCCTCGCCGTTTGCTGTTCATCAAACCCAGTGCCTTGGGAGACGTCGTTCAGGCCTTGCCATTAGCCCGGGCTGCCAAAGAACGCTGGCCCGATGTAACGATTGGCTGGGTGATTGCCGCGGGTTTACGCCGCGTGGTACAGCTTTCTCCGTGGATCGATGAGATTTATGAGTTTCATCGTGGAGCCGGTCTCTGGTCGTTTCTGAAGTTATGCCGTGAACTGCGCGCACGGGATTTCGATACAGTCATCGATCTTCAAGGTCTGCTCCGTACGGGAGTCATGACTTTGTCCACAGGTTCTGCCAACCGCATCGGCCTGCAGACGAGTCGCGAAGGCTCTTCCTGGGCTTATCATGCGATGGTTGATCAAACCTCTCGTCAGATCCCGGCACATGCTCGTTATTGGAAAATCGCCCAGGCGTGGGGAGTTTCGAATCGTTATACAACTCCATCAATTGTGGTTCCGCAGAGTGATCAGCAACTCGTTGAGAGCTGGCTGGAAAGTTTGCCCAGGCCGCTGATTGGCATTCAACCGGGAACTCGATGGGTCACAAAATCGTGGCCTGTTGAAAGCTTTGCTCAAGTGGCGATGGAACTGGCTGAACAGACGCAGGGCAGCCTCGTGATTCTGGGTGCCCCTGACGAAACTCAACTTACGGGGAAGTGCTTTGAATTGATCCACTCAGTCAACCCTCACGTGAAGGTGATCGATCTGGGAGGAAAATCGAGTCTGCCACAATTGGCGAGTTTACTGTCGCGACTGAATGTCCTCGTCTGTAATGATTCCGGGCCGATGCATCTGGCTGCGGAAATGCAGACACCTGTCGCAGCGGTTTTCACCTGTACGGATCCCGTGCAGTCCGGCCCACCGGGAAACATCCATCAGTTGATCTCCACGAAACTTTCCTGCCGGGCGGGCTATCACAAACATTGCCCGATGACCCGTGATGACCATCTGGCCTGCTTTCGTGATGTCACTGTTCAGCAGGTGTCCTCCGCAGTGATGAAGATCCTCAGGTCGCATTGA